One region of Culex pipiens pallens isolate TS chromosome 2, TS_CPP_V2, whole genome shotgun sequence genomic DNA includes:
- the LOC120425274 gene encoding uncharacterized protein LOC120425274 isoform X2 produces the protein MSLEKMVVIQRRQDFSLGPSGPSTWPGSGRRNIATSRTFWALTLSLRLSNSCSGIRRTQAHRIWRLMSSQNGVEPSSGSTMFVIRRSNTVSSYYSGSYMKKMPRCPCPVLSLLNNWELWHRFSSASFDALLAPPSYERSHELISVLGIISVTLSWSIQPQS, from the exons ATGTCCCTGGaaaag ATGGTTGTCATCCAAAGAAGGCAGGATTTCTCACTCGGACCCAGTGGACCAAGTACATGGCCGGGCAGCGGTCGAAGAAACATTGCGACATCGCGCACGTTCTGGGCGTTGACGTTGTCGTTGCGCCTCTCCAACTCGTGCAGCGGAATCCGGCGGACACAGGCGCACAGGATCTGGCGGTTAATGTCCTCGCAAAACGGCGTCGAGCCGTCCAGCGGCAGCACCATGTTCGTTATTCGCAG GTCAAACACCGTGTCATCGTACTATAGCGGATCGTACATGAAGAAGATGCCCCGGTGTCCTTGTCCTGTCCTGTCCTTGCTGAACAACTGGGAGCTGTGGCACAGATTTTCCTCGGCGAGCTTTGATGCGTTGTTGGCGCCACCATCCTATGAGCGATCCCACGAGCTGATTAGCGTGTTGGGAATCATCAGCGTAACATTGTCCTGGTCGATCCAGCCGCAATCTTGA
- the LOC120425274 gene encoding uncharacterized protein LOC120425274 isoform X1, producing MKACRAALPINKMFLVDPGMMFPRVGDRVFDKFFLRRRNTNWRSTARSLDASNPVDYWTKLTFLINHTHEPRAGHIKYMLLIWACPWKRCALFGRVHFSKTLRKCRNRFQMVVIQRRQDFSLGPSGPSTWPGSGRRNIATSRTFWALTLSLRLSNSCSGIRRTQAHRIWRLMSSQNGVEPSSGSTMFVIRRSNTVSSYYSGSYMKKMPRCPCPVLSLLNNWELWHRFSSASFDALLAPPSYERSHELISVLGIISVTLSWSIQPQS from the exons ATGAAAGCCTGCAGGGCAGCCTTGCCAATCAATAAGATGTTCTTGGTCGACCCAGGAATGATGTTTCCGAGAGTAGGCGATCGCGT atttgataaattttttctTCGGAGACGGAACACGAACTGGAGGTCAACTGCACGTTCACTTGATGCTTCTAATCCGGTTGATTACTGGACCAAGCTGACGTTTCTGATCAACCATACGCATGAGCCAAGAGCCGGCCACATCAAGTACATGCTTCTTATTTGGGCATGTCCCTGGaaaaggtgcgcactttttgggCGGGTGCACTTTTCGAAAACCCTCCGTAAATGCAGAAACCGGTTTCAGATGGTTGTCATCCAAAGAAGGCAGGATTTCTCACTCGGACCCAGTGGACCAAGTACATGGCCGGGCAGCGGTCGAAGAAACATTGCGACATCGCGCACGTTCTGGGCGTTGACGTTGTCGTTGCGCCTCTCCAACTCGTGCAGCGGAATCCGGCGGACACAGGCGCACAGGATCTGGCGGTTAATGTCCTCGCAAAACGGCGTCGAGCCGTCCAGCGGCAGCACCATGTTCGTTATTCGCAG GTCAAACACCGTGTCATCGTACTATAGCGGATCGTACATGAAGAAGATGCCCCGGTGTCCTTGTCCTGTCCTGTCCTTGCTGAACAACTGGGAGCTGTGGCACAGATTTTCCTCGGCGAGCTTTGATGCGTTGTTGGCGCCACCATCCTATGAGCGATCCCACGAGCTGATTAGCGTGTTGGGAATCATCAGCGTAACATTGTCCTGGTCGATCCAGCCGCAATCTTGA